Proteins from a genomic interval of Desulfuromonas sp.:
- a CDS encoding GMP synthase, with product MRKLLIIKCGSTIPELVARKGDFEDWIISGTGLDRSKVVTVNVEQEEPLAAPDEFSGVIITGSHAMVTDHLPWSEETADWLRQAHNRIPILGICYGHQLLGYALGGRVADNPEGREMGTMSIRFTAAAAADRLLSILPESIQAQTSHQQSLIELPPQAILLGQSEREPHHAFRIGQASWGVQFHPEFDADITRTYIDFCAELLQAEGQNPATLKAECRESGAGHLLLQGFAGMLI from the coding sequence ATGAGAAAACTTCTGATCATCAAATGTGGCAGCACCATCCCGGAGCTGGTTGCTCGCAAGGGCGACTTCGAGGACTGGATCATCAGCGGCACCGGCCTCGATCGCAGCAAAGTTGTCACGGTTAATGTCGAGCAGGAAGAACCTCTGGCAGCGCCCGATGAGTTCTCCGGTGTCATTATCACCGGCTCACACGCCATGGTCACCGATCATCTCCCATGGAGCGAAGAAACTGCAGACTGGCTCCGGCAGGCCCACAACCGGATCCCGATCCTCGGCATCTGCTACGGACACCAGCTGCTCGGATATGCTCTCGGCGGCCGGGTCGCCGATAACCCGGAGGGTCGGGAGATGGGGACCATGTCAATCCGGTTCACCGCAGCGGCTGCTGCAGACCGGCTCCTTTCGATCCTGCCGGAAAGCATTCAGGCCCAGACCAGTCACCAGCAGTCGCTGATCGAGCTGCCACCACAGGCGATACTGCTCGGGCAGAGTGAACGCGAGCCACATCATGCTTTCCGGATCGGGCAGGCCAGCTGGGGCGTTCAGTTCCATCCTGAATTCGATGCCGACATTACCAGGACCTACATCGACTTCTGTGCCGAGTTGCTGCAGGCGGAGGGGCAGAACCCGGCCACCCTGAAAGCGGAGTGTCGCGAATCCGGGGCGGGGCACCTCCTTCTGCAAGGATTTGCCGGTATGCTGATATGA
- a CDS encoding EamA family transporter, producing the protein MTRGMSEHTRGLLLTLTAVFVLSPDALLVRLISADNATLLFWRGLLSGGTLYLLLFFIYRKRLFSMVREPGWLGLVAALNIMLGNIFFVMSLRMTLAANTLVILASIPLLAALGTRIFLGETILRRTWIAITVAFIGILTLFSGSIGQQSLLGDLLAFCAACSWAGNLVIIRKLRPLNMIPVNAIGNLLVAPFALLINAQPFAVSADDFILLLILGVLVLPIAYSLLTLAPRLLPAPEVSLTMLLETFLGPFWVWLIIHESPTLATLAGGILILGTLMIHTVIGMRKYRPA; encoded by the coding sequence ATGACCCGGGGGATGAGTGAGCATACCCGCGGATTGCTGTTGACCCTGACCGCTGTGTTCGTGCTGAGCCCGGACGCCCTGCTGGTCCGGCTGATTTCGGCTGACAACGCAACCCTGCTGTTCTGGCGGGGGCTCCTCTCCGGCGGGACACTCTACCTTTTACTGTTTTTCATTTATCGCAAAAGATTATTCAGTATGGTCCGGGAGCCGGGTTGGCTCGGTCTTGTGGCGGCGCTCAACATTATGCTGGGCAATATCTTTTTTGTCATGTCTCTGCGTATGACCCTGGCGGCCAACACGCTGGTCATCCTCGCCTCAATCCCGTTGCTGGCAGCACTCGGCACCCGCATCTTTCTCGGGGAAACGATTCTTCGCCGGACCTGGATCGCGATTACCGTTGCTTTTATCGGCATCCTGACCCTTTTCTCGGGGAGCATCGGTCAGCAGAGCCTGCTGGGTGACCTGCTCGCTTTCTGCGCCGCCTGCAGCTGGGCCGGAAATCTGGTTATTATCCGCAAGCTGCGCCCCCTGAACATGATCCCGGTCAACGCCATCGGCAACCTTCTGGTTGCTCCGTTCGCGTTATTGATCAATGCCCAGCCGTTTGCTGTTTCGGCCGATGACTTCATCCTGCTGTTGATTCTCGGCGTCCTGGTACTGCCGATCGCCTATTCACTGCTCACCCTGGCGCCCCGGCTGCTCCCGGCCCCGGAGGTCAGCCTCACCATGTTGCTCGAAACGTTCCTCGGACCGTTTTGGGTCTGGCTGATCATCCACGAATCGCCGACACTGGCAACTCTGGCCGGGGGCATCCTTATCCTCGGAACCCTGATGATCCACACCGTTATCGGCATGCGAAAATATCGGCCCGCCTGA